From the genome of Thermococcus sp., one region includes:
- a CDS encoding HIT family protein, which yields MECPFCNPSDEVILYEDGLIRILLDSYPASRGHLLVVPKRHVESWEELTEEEKTALVKGIELAMKKLREVLKPDAFNVGMNLGSAAGQTV from the coding sequence ATGGAATGTCCGTTCTGCAATCCAAGCGATGAAGTTATCCTCTATGAAGACGGGCTGATCAGAATACTCCTTGACTCGTATCCTGCGAGCAGAGGACACCTCCTGGTCGTTCCAAAGAGGCACGTGGAGAGCTGGGAAGAACTGACGGAAGAAGAAAAGACCGCACTGGTCAAAGGTATAGAACTCGCGATGAAAAAGCTGAGGGAGGTTCTAAAACCCGATGCCTTCAACGTCGGCATGAACCTCGGAAGTGCCGCCGGCCAGACTGT